In a single window of the Terrirubrum flagellatum genome:
- a CDS encoding SDR family oxidoreductase — translation MGALEGKAIVITGAGAGLGEAYARHAAGLGASVVVNDIDSEAASRVAASIEKASCRAVAKAGDISSWNVARELIECCVDSFGAIDGLVNNAGVLRPAEILDMSEADLRLMLDVNIGGSVACGVHAARRMKERGKGSIVNVTSGSHAGDVGLSGYGASKGAIASLTYGWALELRGSGVRVNAISPLAQTAMAQANVAFMTRQNENRAQPHVVMPHPDVSAPAVSYLLSDRSAAVNGQILRITGDALSLITHPMIAAPVLKGEWTFDAIRRAFDETLAARAQPLGLSFAPA, via the coding sequence ATGGGCGCGCTCGAGGGCAAGGCGATTGTCATCACCGGAGCCGGCGCCGGTCTCGGCGAAGCCTATGCGCGCCATGCCGCCGGCCTCGGCGCAAGCGTCGTAGTAAACGATATCGATTCCGAAGCAGCGTCTCGCGTCGCGGCTTCGATCGAAAAGGCGAGCTGTCGGGCCGTCGCGAAAGCCGGCGACATCTCGTCCTGGAATGTCGCGCGCGAACTGATCGAATGCTGCGTCGATTCCTTCGGCGCGATCGATGGGCTCGTGAACAATGCGGGCGTGCTGCGACCGGCCGAAATCCTCGACATGAGCGAGGCCGATCTCCGCCTCATGCTCGACGTCAATATCGGCGGCTCGGTCGCCTGCGGCGTTCATGCGGCGCGCCGCATGAAGGAGCGCGGCAAGGGTTCTATCGTCAACGTCACATCGGGCTCTCACGCCGGCGATGTCGGCTTGAGCGGCTATGGCGCCAGCAAGGGCGCGATCGCGTCGCTGACCTATGGCTGGGCTCTGGAATTACGGGGCTCGGGCGTGCGCGTGAACGCCATCTCTCCGCTGGCGCAGACCGCGATGGCGCAAGCGAATGTCGCCTTCATGACGCGCCAGAACGAAAATCGCGCGCAGCCGCACGTCGTGATGCCTCACCCCGATGTCAGCGCCCCGGCTGTCAGTTACCTCCTTTCCGATCGTTCCGCGGCGGTGAATGGACAGATTCTCCGCATCACCGGCGATGCGTTGTCGCTGATCACTCACCCCATGATCGCGGCGCCGGTGCTGAAAGGCGAATGGACGTTCGACGCCATCCGTCGCGCCTTCGACGAAACGCTGGCGGCCCGCGCGCAGCCGCTCGGGCTTTCATTCGCTCCGGCGTGA
- a CDS encoding SDR family NAD(P)-dependent oxidoreductase, whose product MAGVERFVNRKALVTGAASGIARAVADRLAREGAQLALADRDEKALRATCDEIAARYGRAPHAILFEAADHDSCRRMVDEAATKLGALDVVLNIAGVYGRCRFEDISAADWARVMDVNLNSLMPIIQAALPHLIKSGGNIVNTSSLAGVRGIAYASHYAAAKAGVIGLSQSLAGEFGPLGVRVNVVCPGGVNTPMTANMAPVRDPDPSIAFPKPKLRGKRERAEPQDLAGVYAFLASDDACFVSGAAINVDGAQISG is encoded by the coding sequence ATGGCGGGCGTCGAGCGTTTCGTGAACAGGAAGGCGCTTGTCACAGGCGCAGCGTCGGGCATCGCGCGCGCGGTCGCGGATCGGCTGGCGCGCGAAGGCGCGCAGCTTGCGCTCGCCGATCGCGATGAGAAAGCCTTGCGCGCGACGTGCGACGAGATCGCGGCGCGTTACGGCCGCGCGCCGCACGCGATTCTGTTTGAAGCCGCCGATCACGACTCTTGCCGCCGCATGGTGGACGAGGCCGCGACGAAGCTCGGCGCGCTTGATGTGGTGCTGAATATCGCCGGCGTTTATGGCCGCTGCCGCTTCGAGGATATTTCCGCCGCGGACTGGGCGCGCGTGATGGACGTCAATCTCAACAGCCTGATGCCGATCATTCAGGCGGCGCTGCCGCATCTGATCAAAAGCGGCGGTAATATAGTGAACACTTCTTCGCTCGCCGGCGTGCGCGGCATCGCCTACGCCTCGCATTACGCGGCGGCGAAGGCCGGCGTGATCGGGCTCTCGCAATCGCTCGCCGGCGAGTTCGGTCCGCTCGGCGTGCGTGTGAATGTCGTCTGTCCGGGCGGCGTGAATACGCCAATGACCGCCAACATGGCGCCGGTGCGCGACCCCGATCCCTCGATCGCATTCCCAAAACCAAAACTGCGCGGCAAGCGCGAGCGCGCCGAGCCGCAGGATCTCGCTGGGGTCTATGCGTTTCTTGCATCGGACGACGCCTGCTTCGTTTCCGGCGCCGCCATCAATGTCGATGGCGCGCAGATATCGGGATGA
- a CDS encoding helix-turn-helix transcriptional regulator, translating to MSQHAFSVAEIGSLVDRIYDDLLGGAPLQRSVDLIRSKLSAAYAVLTIERRAQTPDRMTVVSGDDLPAEARELASHDGRMRAGDSRFGATPLFLEHAHHIAAAEAGQKEEYHLRMFRPRGESPFVEDDTSLCSMLLSHVRRALEFSARIGKTETENKLYSGVMDKLLIGAVLLDRKGYVLQTTSAASTALQSRNGLQLVGQRLAATSAKDDRALQAAVKDMIAPGDASPASRALSLTRPSGARKLGVIIQRIGADENWHGVSGAVAAVFIRDPECNTEVEISLLCELFDLTPAEAAVAHRLANGLSLEETAEALSISRNTVRAHLRSIFSKSGITRQTELVRLMLNSAAVLGPPRNRMN from the coding sequence ATGTCGCAACATGCTTTTTCCGTCGCCGAAATCGGATCGCTCGTCGATCGCATTTATGACGATCTGCTCGGCGGCGCGCCGCTGCAGCGCTCGGTCGACCTCATCCGCTCGAAATTGTCCGCGGCCTATGCGGTGCTCACGATCGAACGGCGCGCGCAGACGCCTGATCGCATGACCGTTGTGTCAGGCGATGATCTGCCGGCGGAAGCGCGGGAGCTCGCCTCGCATGACGGACGCATGCGCGCCGGCGATAGCCGCTTTGGCGCGACTCCCCTCTTCCTCGAACATGCGCATCACATCGCGGCCGCTGAAGCAGGGCAGAAGGAAGAATATCATCTGCGCATGTTCCGGCCGCGCGGGGAAAGCCCTTTCGTCGAGGACGACACGTCGCTCTGCTCGATGCTGCTGTCGCATGTGCGGCGCGCGCTCGAATTCTCCGCGCGCATCGGCAAGACCGAGACCGAGAACAAGCTTTATTCCGGCGTCATGGACAAGTTGCTGATCGGCGCCGTGCTGTTGGATCGCAAGGGCTATGTGTTGCAGACCACATCCGCGGCCTCGACAGCACTGCAATCGCGCAATGGATTGCAACTTGTCGGCCAAAGGCTTGCGGCCACGTCCGCAAAAGATGACCGAGCTCTGCAGGCGGCCGTGAAGGACATGATCGCGCCAGGCGACGCGTCGCCCGCTTCGCGCGCGCTGTCGCTGACGCGGCCGTCAGGCGCGCGCAAGCTTGGCGTCATCATCCAGCGCATCGGCGCGGACGAGAACTGGCATGGCGTCAGCGGCGCCGTCGCGGCCGTCTTCATCCGCGATCCCGAATGCAACACGGAGGTCGAGATCAGCCTGCTGTGCGAGCTGTTCGATCTCACGCCGGCGGAAGCCGCTGTCGCGCATCGTCTCGCGAATGGCCTGTCGCTTGAAGAAACCGCGGAAGCGCTGTCGATCAGCCGCAACACGGTGCGCGCGCATCTGCGCTCGATCTTCTCGAAGAGCGGCATCACGCGCCAGACCGAACTCGTGCGGCTGATGCTCAACAGCGCCGCGGTGCTCGGCCCGCCGCGCAACCGCATGAACTAA
- a CDS encoding gamma carbonic anhydrase family protein — MASPTILPFRGKRPRIAANAFIAPTATIIGDVKIEDGASIWFGVVIRADVGPIRIGKGSNVQDNSVLHVGDDPGGTHIGDDVLIGHLAMIHGCEIQSGSFIGMSATVLDGAVIETGALVAAGSLVTPGKRIGAGWLWAGRPAKPMRKLGATELRMIENGPRHYRAIADAYAAEAAAV, encoded by the coding sequence ATGGCGAGTCCCACGATCCTTCCCTTCCGCGGAAAGCGTCCGCGCATCGCCGCGAACGCCTTTATTGCGCCGACGGCGACGATCATCGGCGATGTCAAGATCGAAGACGGCGCGTCGATCTGGTTCGGCGTCGTCATTCGCGCCGATGTCGGTCCGATCCGCATCGGCAAGGGATCGAACGTCCAGGACAATTCGGTGCTGCATGTGGGCGACGATCCCGGAGGCACGCACATCGGCGATGATGTGCTGATCGGCCATCTCGCCATGATCCATGGTTGCGAGATTCAGTCAGGCTCCTTCATCGGCATGAGCGCGACGGTGCTTGACGGCGCCGTGATCGAAACCGGCGCGCTCGTCGCCGCGGGAAGTCTGGTGACGCCGGGCAAACGCATCGGCGCGGGATGGCTGTGGGCCGGACGACCCGCGAAGCCAATGCGCAAGCTCGGCGCGACCGAGCTTCGCATGATCGAGAACGGCCCGCGGCATTATCGCGCCATCGCCGATGCCTATGCGGCGGAAGCCGCCGCCGTCTGA
- a CDS encoding CAP domain-containing protein: MRLIKPALVILCAALLAGCASPRRSVTVIDKPVNVAQAAKLVSLYRASRGLGPVKPDPQITAAAATQARVVARDGELSHGDFSGRISAYRVDAAAENLGMGPTTLEGAIALWKASPAHNANLLSPTMTRIGVARADSDAPFWTMVLAK; this comes from the coding sequence ATGCGACTGATCAAGCCAGCCCTCGTCATCCTCTGCGCCGCTCTGCTCGCCGGCTGCGCCTCGCCGCGCCGGTCCGTCACGGTCATCGATAAACCGGTGAACGTCGCCCAGGCGGCCAAGCTGGTCAGCCTCTATCGCGCGTCACGCGGCCTTGGTCCCGTCAAACCTGATCCACAGATAACGGCCGCGGCCGCAACGCAGGCCCGCGTCGTCGCGCGCGACGGCGAACTCTCCCATGGCGATTTCTCCGGCCGCATTTCCGCCTATCGCGTCGACGCCGCGGCGGAGAATCTCGGCATGGGGCCGACGACGCTCGAAGGCGCGATCGCATTGTGGAAGGCGTCGCCGGCGCATAACGCGAATCTTCTGTCGCCGACGATGACGCGCATCGGCGTCGCCCGCGCCGACAGCGACGCGCCATTCTGGACGATGGTGCTGGCGAAATAA
- a CDS encoding LysR family transcriptional regulator produces MSDRFEFLLALAREQHFSRAAESCGVSQQTFSAAIKQLEERFGVLLVQRGSRFQGFTPEGERVLQWARRIVGDMRAMHEDVANFRKGVSGHLRIAAIPTALPMVAGLTTPYRDAHPNVRFTIESTTSTDILDLLENLKIDAGLTYLENEPVGRVTTIPLYRERYRLLTAAEGVFGDRAEVAWEELGRAPLCLLTPNMQNRRIIDHQLRMSGHEPAPTLESNSMIVLMSHVRTGKWASIMPAVLAETLGLTSLVRSIPIVDPDIAHTVGLVIPHRDIMSATVSALVGIAKQAAAVWAVGEHPVPSQETT; encoded by the coding sequence ATGAGTGACAGATTCGAGTTCCTTCTCGCCCTCGCAAGGGAGCAGCATTTCAGCCGCGCCGCAGAATCCTGCGGCGTGAGCCAGCAGACTTTCTCGGCCGCCATCAAACAGCTCGAGGAGCGGTTCGGCGTTCTGCTGGTGCAGCGCGGCTCGCGCTTTCAGGGGTTTACGCCGGAAGGCGAGCGGGTGCTGCAATGGGCGCGCCGCATCGTCGGCGACATGCGGGCGATGCATGAGGATGTCGCCAATTTCCGCAAAGGCGTTTCCGGCCATCTGCGCATCGCCGCGATCCCGACGGCGCTGCCCATGGTCGCCGGCCTGACAACCCCCTATCGCGACGCGCACCCCAATGTGCGCTTCACCATTGAATCAACAACCTCGACCGACATCCTTGATCTGCTTGAGAATCTGAAGATCGACGCCGGCCTGACCTATCTCGAGAACGAACCAGTCGGGCGGGTCACGACAATCCCGCTCTATCGCGAGCGCTATCGACTCCTGACCGCGGCGGAAGGCGTTTTCGGCGACCGCGCCGAGGTCGCCTGGGAGGAGCTTGGACGCGCGCCGCTCTGTCTTCTCACGCCCAACATGCAGAACCGACGCATCATCGATCACCAGCTCCGGATGAGCGGCCATGAGCCGGCGCCGACGCTCGAATCCAACTCGATGATCGTGCTGATGAGCCATGTCCGGACCGGCAAATGGGCCAGCATCATGCCGGCAGTGCTGGCGGAGACACTGGGCCTCACCTCGCTGGTTCGCTCTATCCCGATCGTCGACCCTGACATCGCTCACACGGTCGGGCTGGTTATCCCGCACCGCGATATCATGAGCGCCACGGTGTCGGCCCTGGTGGGCATCGCGAAACAGGCGGCGGCGGTCTGGGCGGTCGGCGAACATCCCGTTCCATCACAGGAGACGACTTAA
- a CDS encoding formate dehydrogenase subunit gamma, whose product MTAYEPWNAERASQIIAEHAALEGATLPIMHAMQEAFGHVPDAAVPMIADALNLSRAEIHGCLTFYHDFRRQPAGRHVVKLCRAEACQSVGADALHADIKRELNVDWHETTADGEVTIEPVFCLGLCTCGPAALIDGKPVGALDVGKLRAALGRSH is encoded by the coding sequence ATGACGGCGTACGAACCGTGGAACGCTGAGCGGGCGTCCCAGATCATCGCTGAACATGCGGCGCTTGAGGGAGCCACGCTCCCGATCATGCACGCGATGCAGGAAGCGTTTGGCCATGTGCCCGATGCCGCCGTGCCGATGATCGCTGATGCGTTGAACCTCTCCCGCGCCGAAATCCATGGCTGCCTGACTTTCTATCACGATTTCCGTCGCCAGCCCGCCGGCCGCCATGTGGTCAAGCTCTGCCGCGCCGAAGCCTGTCAGTCCGTCGGCGCCGACGCGCTCCATGCTGACATCAAGCGCGAACTGAATGTCGACTGGCATGAGACGACCGCCGATGGCGAAGTGACCATCGAGCCTGTGTTCTGTCTCGGCCTCTGCACATGCGGTCCTGCCGCTCTGATCGACGGCAAGCCTGTTGGCGCGCTTGATGTCGGCAAACTGCGCGCCGCGCTCGGCCGGAGTCACTGA
- a CDS encoding formate dehydrogenase beta subunit — protein sequence MADVTKIYVPRDMAALAMGADDVAAKIETVAEKSGAAIEIVRNGSRGLLWLEPMVEVETGEGRIAYGPVAASDVESLFASDFLKGGAHKLRLGKPEEIPWLAKQQRLTFARCGIIDPFSLDDYRAYGGMAGLDKALTLDAPGIVDEVKASGLRGRGGAGFPAWIKWDTVRKAEADRKYVVCNADEGDSGTFADRMLMEGDPFTLIEGMTIAGLATGATKGYIYLRSEYPQAFEALNRALVVARRRGVLGASVMNSGKPFDIEVRLGAGAYICGEETSLLESLEGKRGVVRAKPPIPALKGLFGKPTLVNNVMSFAAIPWILSHGGKAYADYGMGRSLGTLPIQLAGNVKRGGLIELAFGISLREVIEEFGGGTWSGRPVRAAQVGGPLGAYFPDKLFDTPLDYEAFAAKKGLLGHGGIVVFDDTVDLAKQARFAFEFCAAESCGKCTPCRIGATRGVETMDRVISGVQPEKNLGLVRDLCEIMTDGSLCAMGGLTPVPVMSAIDNFPEDFNTRARPSVAIAAE from the coding sequence ATGGCCGACGTCACGAAAATCTACGTCCCGCGCGACATGGCTGCGCTCGCCATGGGCGCCGATGACGTCGCAGCGAAAATCGAGACGGTTGCGGAAAAGAGCGGCGCTGCGATCGAGATCGTGCGCAACGGATCGCGCGGACTTCTCTGGCTCGAGCCGATGGTTGAGGTCGAAACCGGCGAAGGCCGTATCGCCTATGGTCCCGTCGCGGCGAGCGACGTTGAAAGTTTGTTCGCGAGCGACTTCCTCAAGGGCGGCGCGCACAAGCTGCGCCTCGGCAAGCCCGAAGAGATTCCGTGGCTCGCGAAGCAGCAGCGGCTGACCTTCGCGCGCTGCGGAATCATCGATCCCTTCTCTCTCGATGATTATCGCGCCTATGGCGGCATGGCCGGCCTCGACAAGGCGTTGACGCTCGATGCGCCAGGGATTGTCGATGAAGTGAAAGCGTCGGGGCTGCGCGGGCGCGGCGGCGCCGGTTTCCCCGCCTGGATCAAGTGGGACACGGTGCGCAAGGCCGAGGCCGATCGCAAATATGTCGTGTGCAATGCCGACGAAGGCGATTCCGGCACCTTCGCCGATCGCATGCTGATGGAAGGCGATCCCTTCACGCTGATCGAAGGCATGACGATCGCCGGGCTCGCGACCGGCGCGACCAAGGGCTACATCTATCTCCGCTCGGAATATCCGCAGGCTTTCGAGGCGCTCAACCGCGCGCTTGTCGTGGCGCGACGCAGAGGCGTGCTCGGCGCCTCGGTGATGAATTCCGGCAAGCCGTTCGACATCGAAGTCAGGCTCGGCGCCGGCGCCTATATCTGCGGCGAAGAGACGTCGCTGCTGGAAAGCCTCGAAGGCAAGCGCGGCGTGGTGCGCGCGAAGCCGCCGATCCCCGCGCTCAAAGGACTCTTCGGCAAGCCGACGCTCGTCAACAATGTGATGTCGTTCGCGGCGATCCCGTGGATTCTCAGCCATGGCGGCAAGGCCTATGCCGATTACGGCATGGGCCGCTCGCTCGGCACGCTGCCGATCCAGCTCGCCGGCAACGTCAAGCGCGGCGGGCTGATCGAGCTCGCGTTCGGGATCTCGCTCCGCGAGGTGATCGAAGAATTCGGCGGTGGAACATGGAGCGGCCGTCCCGTGCGCGCGGCGCAGGTTGGCGGGCCGCTTGGCGCCTACTTCCCCGACAAGCTGTTCGACACGCCGCTGGATTACGAAGCCTTCGCCGCGAAGAAGGGCCTGCTCGGCCATGGCGGAATCGTCGTGTTCGACGACACGGTCGATCTGGCGAAGCAGGCGCGTTTCGCCTTTGAATTCTGCGCCGCCGAATCCTGCGGCAAATGCACGCCCTGTCGCATCGGCGCGACGCGCGGCGTCGAGACGATGGATCGCGTTATCTCCGGTGTTCAGCCCGAAAAGAATCTCGGCCTCGTGCGCGACCTCTGCGAGATCATGACCGACGGCTCGCTCTGCGCCATGGGCGGGCTGACGCCCGTGCCCGTAATGAGCGCGATCGACAATTTCCCCGAAGATTTCAATACGCGCGCGCGGCCGTCCGTCGCGATCGCGGCGGAATGA
- the fdhF gene encoding formate dehydrogenase subunit alpha: MSLIRELDYGTPIRVSEQTVTLSIDGVAVTVPAGTSVMAAAMTMGTKIPKLCATDMLEPFGSCRMCLVEIEGRRGTPASCTTPAENGMVVHTQTDKLARMRKGVMELYISDHPLDCLTCAANGDCELQDMAGAVGLRDVRYGDEVANHFEKDSPLALPVDESNPYFTYDPAKCIVCNRCVRACEEVQGTFALTIAGRGFDSRVSAAGVDFLESDCVSCGACVQACPTATLTEKTIIDHGQPDHSKVTTCAYCGVGCSFKAEMQGDRIVRMVPYKDGKANEGHSCVKGRFAWGYATHKDRITKPMIREKITDPWREVSWDEAINHAANEFKRIQAKYGRESIGGITSSRCTNEEVFLVQKMVRAAFGNNNVDTCARVCHSPTGYGLSKTFGTSAGTQDFRSVAKADVILVIGANPTDGHPVFASRMKKRLREGAKLIVADPRRIDMVKSPHIKAEHHLALTPGTNVALMNSLAHVVVTEGLINESFVRERCDLVDFEMWARFVAEERNSPEAMEQYTGVPATEVRKAARLYATGGNGAIYYGLGVTEHSQGSTMVMAMANLAMATGNIGRDGVGVNPLRGQNNVQGSCDMGSFPHEFSGYRHVSDDATRQMFETMWGVPLSNEQGLRIPNMLDEAVGGGFKGLYVQGEDIAQSDPDTKHVTAGLKAMECIVIQDIFLNETAKYAHVFLPGSSFLEKDGTFTNAERRISRVRKVMEPMSGKEEWAATAELSRALGYPMEYNHPSEIMDEIARLTPTFTGVSYDRIDELGSIQWPCNDKAPTGTPIMHIDRFVRGLGKFMLTEYVPTEERTGARFPLILTTGRILSQYNVGAQTRRTANSVWHEEDILELHPFDAENRGIKTGDLVALQSRSGEISLRAEVSDRMQPGIVYTTFHHAKTGANVVTTDYSDWATNCPEYKVTAVQVRRTNTYSGWQEQNDREDVELRRIAIAAE, encoded by the coding sequence GTGAGCCTCATTAGGGAACTCGACTACGGCACGCCGATCCGCGTCTCCGAGCAGACGGTGACGCTGAGCATCGACGGCGTCGCCGTCACGGTGCCGGCAGGAACCTCCGTCATGGCCGCCGCCATGACTATGGGCACGAAAATCCCGAAGCTCTGCGCGACCGACATGCTGGAGCCGTTCGGCTCGTGCCGCATGTGCCTTGTCGAGATCGAGGGACGGCGCGGAACGCCCGCTTCCTGCACGACGCCCGCCGAGAACGGGATGGTCGTTCACACGCAGACCGACAAGCTGGCGCGCATGCGCAAGGGCGTGATGGAGCTCTATATCTCCGATCATCCGCTCGACTGCCTCACCTGCGCCGCCAACGGTGATTGCGAGTTGCAGGACATGGCGGGCGCCGTCGGCCTGCGCGATGTGCGCTATGGCGATGAGGTCGCGAACCATTTCGAAAAGGATTCGCCGCTCGCGCTGCCAGTCGACGAGAGCAATCCCTATTTCACCTATGATCCCGCGAAGTGCATCGTCTGCAATCGCTGCGTGCGCGCCTGCGAAGAGGTGCAAGGCACCTTCGCATTGACGATCGCCGGCCGCGGCTTCGACTCGCGCGTCTCGGCCGCTGGCGTCGATTTCCTCGAATCCGATTGCGTGTCCTGCGGCGCCTGCGTGCAGGCCTGCCCGACAGCGACCCTGACGGAAAAGACCATCATTGATCACGGCCAGCCCGATCATTCCAAGGTCACCACCTGCGCCTATTGCGGCGTCGGCTGCTCGTTCAAGGCTGAGATGCAGGGCGATCGCATCGTCCGCATGGTTCCTTACAAGGACGGCAAGGCGAATGAGGGCCACTCCTGCGTGAAGGGTCGCTTCGCCTGGGGCTACGCCACGCACAAGGATCGCATCACCAAGCCGATGATCCGCGAGAAAATCACCGACCCCTGGCGCGAAGTGTCATGGGACGAGGCGATTAATCACGCTGCGAACGAGTTCAAGCGCATCCAGGCGAAATATGGCCGCGAGTCGATCGGCGGCATCACCTCGTCGCGCTGCACCAACGAAGAAGTCTTCCTCGTGCAGAAGATGGTGCGCGCCGCCTTCGGCAACAACAATGTCGACACATGCGCCCGCGTGTGCCATTCGCCGACCGGCTATGGCCTCAGCAAGACGTTCGGCACCTCGGCCGGCACGCAGGATTTCCGCTCCGTCGCCAAGGCCGATGTGATCCTCGTCATCGGCGCCAATCCGACCGATGGCCATCCCGTGTTCGCCTCGCGCATGAAGAAGCGCCTGCGCGAAGGCGCGAAGCTGATCGTCGCCGATCCCCGCCGCATCGACATGGTGAAGTCGCCGCACATCAAGGCGGAGCATCATCTGGCGCTGACGCCCGGCACGAACGTGGCGCTGATGAATTCGCTCGCCCATGTCGTCGTGACCGAAGGGCTCATCAACGAATCTTTCGTGCGCGAGCGCTGCGATCTCGTCGATTTCGAGATGTGGGCGCGCTTCGTCGCGGAGGAGCGCAACTCACCCGAAGCGATGGAGCAGTATACTGGCGTTCCCGCGACCGAAGTCCGCAAAGCGGCGCGGCTCTACGCGACCGGCGGCAATGGCGCGATCTATTATGGCCTTGGCGTCACCGAACACAGCCAGGGCTCGACCATGGTGATGGCGATGGCCAATCTCGCCATGGCGACCGGCAATATCGGCCGCGACGGCGTCGGCGTGAATCCGTTGCGCGGACAGAACAATGTGCAGGGCTCCTGCGACATGGGTTCGTTCCCGCACGAATTCTCCGGCTATCGCCATGTCAGCGACGATGCGACGCGGCAGATGTTCGAGACGATGTGGGGCGTGCCGCTCTCGAACGAGCAGGGCCTGCGCATTCCGAACATGCTCGATGAGGCGGTCGGCGGCGGCTTCAAGGGCCTCTATGTCCAGGGCGAAGACATCGCCCAGTCCGATCCCGACACCAAGCATGTTACGGCCGGCCTCAAGGCGATGGAATGCATCGTCATTCAGGACATCTTCCTGAACGAGACCGCGAAATACGCGCATGTCTTCCTGCCCGGCTCCTCCTTCCTCGAGAAGGACGGCACTTTCACCAACGCCGAGCGTCGGATCAGCCGCGTGCGCAAGGTGATGGAGCCGATGTCGGGCAAGGAGGAATGGGCGGCGACCGCCGAACTCTCGCGCGCGCTCGGCTATCCCATGGAATACAATCATCCCAGCGAGATCATGGATGAGATCGCGCGGCTGACGCCGACCTTCACCGGCGTGAGCTACGACAGGATCGATGAGCTCGGCTCGATCCAGTGGCCGTGCAACGACAAGGCGCCGACGGGCACGCCGATCATGCATATCGATCGCTTCGTGCGCGGCCTCGGCAAGTTCATGCTGACCGAATACGTGCCGACCGAAGAGCGCACTGGCGCGCGCTTCCCGCTGATCCTGACGACGGGCCGCATCCTGTCGCAGTACAATGTCGGCGCGCAGACGCGGCGCACCGCGAACTCCGTCTGGCACGAGGAGGACATCCTCGAGCTCCATCCGTTCGACGCCGAAAATCGCGGCATCAAGACGGGCGATCTCGTCGCGCTGCAAAGCCGCTCCGGCGAAATCTCGCTGCGCGCCGAGGTGTCGGACCGGATGCAGCCGGGCATCGTCTATACGACGTTCCATCACGCCAAGACCGGCGCGAACGTCGTGACGACGGATTATTCGGATTGGGCGACCAACTGTCCGGAATACAAGGTGACCGCGGTGCAGGTGCGCCGGACGAACACCTATTCCGGCTGGCAGGAGCAGAACGACCGCGAAGATGTCGAGTTGCGCCGGATCGCCATCGCGGCGGAGTGA
- the fdhD gene encoding formate dehydrogenase accessory sulfurtransferase FdhD, which translates to MIEPVETAPARYVSFSSGETRAGARAVPVEHPVNIIYGGVPYAVMMATPQNLEDFVVGFSLTEGIITAASDVRDVAFEEHPRGLKAMVTLAPGVFSQHLSRQRSLSGRTGCGVCGVQDLDSIPEAKPVASAVAVETGAIARAVATIEAHQPLNDATRAVHAAGWFDLQGRHVATREDVGRHNALDKLIGALMRGGHSPEDGFILITSRCSFEMVEKTAAFGASLLVAVSAPTSLAIHRAKELGVDLIAIARKDGATEFLRSPERAMEPAHD; encoded by the coding sequence ATGATCGAGCCGGTCGAAACGGCCCCTGCCCGCTACGTCTCCTTCTCCTCGGGAGAGACGCGAGCAGGCGCGCGCGCCGTTCCGGTCGAGCATCCCGTCAACATCATCTATGGCGGCGTACCCTACGCCGTGATGATGGCGACGCCGCAGAATCTTGAGGACTTCGTCGTCGGCTTCAGCCTGACAGAGGGAATCATCACGGCCGCGTCTGACGTTCGCGACGTCGCGTTCGAGGAGCATCCGCGCGGGTTGAAGGCGATGGTCACGCTCGCGCCCGGCGTCTTCAGCCAGCATCTCTCACGGCAGCGCAGCCTCAGCGGGCGCACGGGATGCGGCGTCTGCGGCGTCCAGGATCTCGACTCCATTCCCGAGGCGAAGCCGGTGGCGAGCGCGGTCGCCGTGGAGACCGGAGCGATCGCGCGCGCCGTTGCAACGATCGAGGCCCATCAGCCGCTCAACGACGCGACGCGGGCCGTGCATGCGGCCGGCTGGTTCGACCTGCAGGGACGCCATGTCGCAACGCGCGAGGATGTCGGCCGCCACAATGCGCTCGACAAGCTGATTGGCGCGTTGATGCGCGGCGGCCATTCGCCGGAAGACGGATTTATCCTCATCACCAGCCGATGCTCATTCGAGATGGTAGAGAAAACGGCGGCATTCGGCGCTTCGCTTCTCGTCGCCGTCTCGGCTCCCACGTCTCTCGCCATTCACCGCGCGAAGGAGCTCGGGGTCGATCTCATCGCCATCGCCCGCAAGGACGGGGCGACCGAATTCCTCCGCTCGCCCGAGCGCGCCATGGAGCCTGCGCATGACTGA
- a CDS encoding formate dehydrogenase subunit delta: MTETGGENIEKLVRMGNQIGAFFKSYPEQTAVEGVREHIARFWTTKMRAAFLNHLAAGGDGVDALVAKAATGLKK, from the coding sequence ATGACTGAAACCGGCGGCGAAAACATCGAGAAGCTGGTGCGCATGGGGAATCAGATCGGCGCATTCTTCAAATCTTATCCGGAACAGACCGCCGTCGAAGGCGTGCGCGAGCATATCGCGAGGTTCTGGACGACGAAGATGCGCGCCGCATTCCTGAATCACCTCGCGGCGGGCGGCGATGGCGTCGACGCGCTTGTCGCCAAGGCGGCGACCGGTTTGAAGAAGTAA